From the genome of Pantoea alfalfae, one region includes:
- a CDS encoding type B 50S ribosomal protein L31, with protein MKANIHPHYRHVVFHDTSVDVYFKIGSTIKTDRTVEFEGETLPYVTLDVSSASHVFYTGKQKDFAKEGSTARFNQRFGRFLGRK; from the coding sequence TTGAAAGCGAATATCCATCCTCACTATCGTCACGTGGTCTTCCATGACACATCAGTTGACGTTTATTTCAAAATCGGTTCGACCATCAAAACCGATCGCACCGTAGAGTTTGAAGGTGAAACGCTGCCCTACGTCACACTGGATGTGTCGTCGGCCTCACACGTTTTCTATACCGGCAAACAGAAAGATTTCGCCAAAGAGGGCAGCACCGCGCGCTTTAATCAGCGTTTCGGGCGCTTTCTTGGCCGTAAATAA
- the ykgO gene encoding type B 50S ribosomal protein L36 yields the protein MQVLSSLRSAKNRHRDCRVVRRKGRIYVICKTNPRFKAVQGRKKKR from the coding sequence ATGCAGGTATTGAGTTCGCTGCGCTCAGCAAAAAATCGCCATCGGGATTGCAGGGTAGTGCGCCGCAAGGGTCGGATTTACGTGATCTGTAAAACGAATCCACGCTTTAAAGCCGTACAGGGAAGAAAGAAAAAACGCTAG
- a CDS encoding metal ABC transporter substrate-binding protein → MKKLPVSLALAALFATPFAMAKTVDVVASFTVLADIVKQVGGDHVNVKSLVGPNGDPHTFEPTPQDSQALAKADLVFVSGLGLEGWMDRLVSASGYRGQSVVASAGVTTRSMEEEGKTVTDPHAWNSMQNGVIYATNVMNALVKADPEDATAIRQRGQNYIQQLEALDSWAKTAFDAVPVDKRKVLTSHDAFGYFGQRYGVTFLAPVGFSTEAEASASDVGSLITQLKQQHINRYFIENQTDPRLVKQIASATGAEPGGELYPEALSTASGPAATYEAAFRHNVNAMLKSMR, encoded by the coding sequence ATGAAGAAATTACCGGTTAGCCTGGCGCTCGCAGCGCTATTTGCCACGCCTTTTGCGATGGCAAAAACGGTGGATGTGGTGGCCAGCTTTACCGTGCTGGCAGACATCGTTAAGCAGGTCGGCGGCGACCATGTCAACGTGAAAAGCCTGGTGGGGCCGAATGGCGATCCTCATACATTTGAACCCACGCCGCAGGACAGTCAGGCACTTGCAAAGGCCGATCTGGTCTTTGTCAGTGGACTGGGACTGGAAGGGTGGATGGATCGGCTGGTCAGCGCCTCCGGATATCGCGGCCAGTCCGTTGTGGCCTCGGCGGGTGTCACCACCCGCAGCATGGAGGAGGAGGGCAAAACCGTTACCGATCCTCACGCCTGGAACAGCATGCAGAACGGCGTGATCTATGCCACTAACGTAATGAATGCGCTGGTCAAAGCCGATCCTGAAGATGCCACCGCCATTCGTCAGCGTGGTCAGAATTACATTCAGCAGCTGGAGGCGCTGGATAGTTGGGCAAAAACGGCCTTTGATGCTGTGCCTGTCGACAAGCGAAAAGTGCTGACCAGTCATGATGCGTTTGGTTACTTTGGACAGCGCTATGGCGTGACGTTTCTTGCGCCGGTAGGGTTCTCTACTGAAGCGGAAGCAAGTGCCAGTGACGTGGGTAGTTTAATCACCCAACTAAAGCAGCAGCATATCAACCGCTATTTTATAGAGAACCAGACTGATCCGCGCCTGGTAAAACAGATTGCCAGCGCCACGGGTGCCGAGCCGGGTGGTGAGCTCTATCCGGAAGCGTTGTCCACGGCCTCTGGCCCGGCAGCCACTTATGAGGCGGCCTTTAGACATAACGTGAATGCGATGCTGAAGAGCATGCGCTAA
- a CDS encoding metal ABC transporter permease yields the protein MTLMQPFIEFGFMRRALVACFALAVSATPLGVFLSLRRMSLIGDALSHAVLPGAAIGYLISGLSLVAMGIGGLIAGLAVALLSGAVSRYTPLKEDASFAGFYLGSLALGVTLVSLRGSSVDLLHVLFGSLLAVDNSALLLVGGIAAFTLILLAIIYRPLVIDAFDGDFLRAQGKWSAPLVHGLFLMLVVLNLVAGFQVLGTLMSVGLMMLPAASARFWSRHLAAMLVIAIFMAMISALAGLMLSWHFSLPAGPAVVLSAAMLFFLSILAGPCGGIFRRH from the coding sequence GTGACCCTGATGCAGCCTTTTATTGAGTTTGGTTTTATGCGGCGCGCGCTGGTGGCCTGTTTTGCACTGGCGGTCAGCGCTACGCCACTCGGCGTGTTCCTTTCGCTGCGCCGGATGAGCCTGATTGGTGATGCCTTATCACATGCAGTGCTGCCCGGTGCCGCTATTGGTTATCTGATCTCCGGCCTGTCGCTGGTTGCGATGGGTATCGGCGGCCTGATCGCCGGTTTAGCCGTGGCGCTGCTTTCTGGCGCGGTCAGTCGCTATACGCCCCTGAAAGAGGATGCCAGTTTTGCCGGGTTCTATCTTGGATCCCTGGCGCTGGGCGTCACGCTGGTCTCATTACGCGGCTCAAGCGTGGATCTGCTGCACGTTCTGTTTGGCTCGCTGCTGGCGGTGGATAACAGCGCGCTGCTGCTGGTCGGCGGCATCGCCGCCTTTACGCTGATTCTGCTGGCGATCATCTATCGTCCGCTGGTCATCGACGCATTTGACGGTGACTTTCTGCGGGCGCAGGGGAAATGGAGCGCGCCGCTGGTGCATGGTCTGTTTTTAATGCTGGTGGTGCTGAATCTGGTCGCGGGCTTTCAGGTACTGGGCACGCTGATGTCGGTGGGACTGATGATGCTACCCGCCGCCAGCGCCCGTTTCTGGAGCCGTCATCTTGCCGCCATGCTGGTGATTGCCATTTTCATGGCAATGATTTCAGCGCTGGCGGGACTGATGCTCTCCTGGCACTTTTCATTGCCGGCCGGCCCCGCTGTGGTGCTGAGCGCCGCCATGCTGTTTTTTCTCTCCATTCTTGCAGGGCCATGCGGCGGGATTTTTCGTCGCCATTAA
- a CDS encoding metal ABC transporter ATP-binding protein: protein MIRFNTLRAGYQGQSVTPLVTGQIAAGSMTALVGANGSGKSTLLKTIAGLLPPITGRCELQVSRRDIGWMPQRTELETRFPLTVFELVSIGCWPRCGWFGGINRVLRREIWQALEAVQMHDYADVQPATLSGGQLQRVLFARLMLQRSQLWLLDEPFNGIDSQTVTLLMSILEQQQQAGTTLLVVLHDRPLVARYFSNVMSMDDSEVSCTSQPAIPLRSCAP from the coding sequence ATGATCCGGTTCAACACGCTTCGTGCTGGCTATCAGGGACAGAGCGTCACCCCGTTGGTTACCGGGCAGATTGCAGCTGGCTCGATGACAGCCTTAGTCGGTGCTAACGGCAGTGGCAAATCAACCCTGCTGAAAACTATTGCGGGTTTATTGCCACCGATAACCGGACGTTGTGAATTGCAGGTTTCGCGTCGGGATATCGGCTGGATGCCGCAGCGAACAGAACTTGAAACCCGTTTTCCCCTGACAGTATTTGAACTGGTCTCAATAGGCTGCTGGCCTCGCTGCGGCTGGTTCGGCGGTATTAACCGGGTACTACGCCGTGAAATCTGGCAGGCGCTGGAGGCCGTTCAGATGCATGATTATGCAGATGTGCAGCCCGCGACTTTATCAGGCGGACAACTTCAGCGCGTTTTGTTTGCACGACTGATGTTGCAGCGCAGCCAGCTCTGGCTGCTGGATGAGCCTTTTAACGGCATTGACAGCCAGACCGTGACATTACTGATGTCGATTCTTGAGCAGCAACAGCAGGCCGGCACAACCCTGCTGGTGGTGCTGCACGATCGTCCGCTGGTGGCGCGCTACTTCAGTAACGTCATGTCGATGGATGACAGTGAGGTCAGCTGCACCAGTCAGCCTGCTATCCCTTTGCGGAGTTGTGCGCCGTGA
- the tomB gene encoding Hha toxicity modulator TomB: MDEYSPKRHDIAQLKYLCESLFDDSMATLTDSHHGWVNDPTSESNLQLNDLIEHIASFTMNYKIKHVEDEALISQIDEYLDDTFMLFSNYGINSPDLQRWQRSAKRLFNLFTEECAFLHQPSHSL, from the coding sequence ATGGACGAATACTCACCGAAACGGCATGATATTGCCCAGCTTAAATATCTGTGTGAGAGCCTGTTTGACGACAGCATGGCAACATTAACCGACAGCCATCACGGCTGGGTGAATGACCCCACTTCTGAAAGCAATCTGCAGCTTAACGATTTGATTGAACACATTGCCTCTTTCACCATGAATTACAAAATTAAGCACGTCGAAGATGAAGCGCTGATTTCGCAAATCGATGAATATCTTGATGATACTTTTATGCTATTCAGCAACTATGGTATCAACAGTCCGGATCTTCAACGGTGGCAACGTTCAGCGAAACGCTTATTTAATCTGTTCACTGAAGAGTGCGCTTTTCTGCACCAGCCAAGCCATTCATTATAG
- a CDS encoding HHA domain-containing protein: MNKTLTKTDYLMRLRRCRSLDTLERVIEKNKYELPEDELAVFYSAADHRLAELTMNKLYDKVPGSVWKFVR; the protein is encoded by the coding sequence ATGAACAAAACCCTGACTAAAACCGATTATTTGATGCGACTGCGGCGTTGCCGCTCTCTGGATACCCTGGAAAGGGTCATTGAAAAAAATAAGTATGAATTACCCGAGGATGAATTAGCGGTATTTTACTCCGCAGCCGACCATCGCCTGGCGGAACTGACGATGAACAAGCTCTACGATAAAGTCCCAGGTTCAGTATGGAAATTTGTCCGTTAA
- a CDS encoding MGMT family protein gives MDQPDSFQQRIWQIVAAIPYGHVATYGDVARLAGSPRAARQVGGVLSRLPEGTTLPWHRVVNRHGTISLQGDRLMRQRDALEAEGIEVSDDGQLDLSTCRWQFQAG, from the coding sequence ATGGATCAGCCTGACTCTTTCCAGCAACGCATCTGGCAAATTGTTGCCGCAATACCCTATGGCCACGTCGCGACTTATGGCGACGTTGCGCGACTGGCGGGCTCCCCGCGCGCGGCACGTCAGGTGGGCGGCGTGCTGAGCCGGTTACCAGAAGGCACTACTCTACCCTGGCATCGCGTTGTTAATCGCCATGGCACAATTTCACTACAGGGCGACCGTCTGATGCGGCAGCGGGATGCGCTGGAAGCGGAAGGCATAGAGGTCAGTGATGACGGGCAACTCGATCTTTCGACCTGTCGCTGGCAATTTCAGGCAGGATGA
- a CDS encoding YbaY family lipoprotein, with protein MKLRHVFSGVVIAVAVAGCADKSKPVPTPTLGSAVAGQTAAIAQPNVSGSVFIRQRIALPPDAVLTVTLSDASVSDAPSKVLSQRVVRTEGKQAPFQFVLPFNPADIQPNARILLSAAISIDGKLAFVTEGVKPVINQGGTKAELLLVPVPSVAMPTQPGAATTVPSTSPTQVTPSAAVPAPTRI; from the coding sequence ATGAAACTCAGGCATGTGTTCAGTGGGGTAGTTATTGCGGTTGCTGTTGCGGGATGTGCCGACAAGAGTAAACCAGTTCCAACGCCAACGCTGGGTTCTGCAGTGGCAGGACAAACGGCCGCGATTGCGCAGCCAAACGTAAGTGGTTCAGTCTTTATCCGCCAGCGCATTGCGCTGCCGCCGGATGCGGTATTAACCGTGACGCTTTCTGATGCCTCCGTATCTGATGCTCCATCAAAAGTGCTGTCGCAGCGCGTGGTGCGTACTGAAGGTAAACAGGCACCGTTCCAGTTTGTATTACCGTTTAACCCTGCCGACATTCAGCCCAATGCACGCATTCTGTTAAGCGCAGCCATCTCAATCGACGGCAAGCTGGCCTTTGTCACTGAAGGCGTGAAGCCGGTCATCAACCAGGGTGGCACCAAAGCTGAACTGCTGCTGGTACCGGTACCGTCAGTAGCGATGCCAACCCAGCCGGGCGCAGCGACAACTGTTCCGTCGACTTCACCCACTCAGGTGACGCCATCTGCTGCTGTTCCGGCACCAACACGTATTTAA
- the tesB gene encoding acyl-CoA thioesterase II, translating into MSQALQNLLNLLNLEKLEEGLYRGQSEDLGLRQVFGGQVVGQALYAAKQTVAEDRIIHSFHSYFLRPGDSQKAIIYDVETLRDGKSFSARRVSAIQNGQPIFYMTASFQSPESGFEHQNPMPQVPGPENLLTEQAMAQKMAHLLPEKLREKFIAERPLEIRPVQIHNPLRGHVDKPERQVWIRATGPLPDDLRIHQYLLGYASDLNFLPVALQPHGKGFLEPDMQVATIDHSMWFHRPFDFTEWLLYSVVSTSASGARGFVRGEFYNQQGVLVASTVQEGVMRQRSE; encoded by the coding sequence ATGAGTCAGGCACTGCAAAATCTGCTGAATTTATTGAATCTGGAAAAACTGGAGGAGGGTTTATATCGCGGCCAGAGCGAAGATCTGGGACTGCGCCAGGTGTTTGGCGGTCAGGTGGTGGGTCAGGCGCTGTATGCTGCAAAGCAAACCGTCGCGGAAGATCGCATTATTCACTCATTTCACAGCTATTTTTTGCGGCCCGGCGATAGCCAGAAAGCGATTATCTATGATGTTGAAACGCTGCGTGATGGCAAAAGTTTCAGCGCACGCAGGGTCAGCGCCATTCAGAATGGCCAGCCCATTTTTTATATGACGGCCTCTTTTCAGTCACCTGAAAGCGGATTTGAACATCAGAATCCGATGCCACAGGTGCCGGGGCCGGAGAACCTGTTAACCGAACAGGCGATGGCGCAGAAAATGGCGCATCTGCTGCCAGAAAAGTTACGCGAGAAATTCATTGCTGAACGTCCGCTGGAGATTCGCCCGGTACAGATCCATAACCCGCTTCGTGGACATGTGGATAAACCGGAGCGTCAGGTCTGGATCCGTGCCACCGGCCCCCTGCCCGATGACCTGCGTATCCATCAGTACCTGCTCGGCTATGCGTCCGACCTCAACTTCCTGCCGGTTGCGCTGCAGCCGCACGGTAAAGGCTTTTTAGAGCCGGATATGCAGGTCGCCACGATCGACCACTCTATGTGGTTCCACCGCCCGTTCGACTTCACTGAATGGCTGCTCTACAGCGTGGTCAGTACCTCAGCTTCCGGGGCACGCGGTTTTGTCCGCGGCGAGTTCTACAATCAGCAGGGTGTGCTGGTAGCCTCAACAGTTCAGGAAGGGGTAATGCGCCAGCGCAGCGAATAA
- the amtB gene encoding ammonium transporter AmtB, which translates to MNKIFTKLGLTSLALLPSLAMAAPAVADKADNAFMMICTALVLFMSIPGIALFYGGLIRGKNVLSMLTQVAVTFSLVCVLWVVYGYSLAFSEGNAFFGGFGWAMLKNIQLTAVMGSFYQYIHVAFQASFACITVGLIVGAIAERIRFSAVLIFVGVWLTLSYLPIAHMVWAGGFLAQDGALDFAGGTVVHINAAIAGLVGAYLVGKRAGFGKEAFKPHNLPMVFTGTAILYVGWFGFNAGSASAANEIAALAFLNTVVATAGAVLAWTFGEWAVRGKPSLLGACSGFIAGLVAITPACGYVGVGGALIIGLVGGLAGLWGVTTLKKWLRVDDPCDVFGVHGVCGIVGCILTGVFASSSLGGVGYAQGVTMGHQVWVQLFSVGLTIVWSGVVAFIGFKLADLIVGLRVPEEHEREGLDVNSHGENAYNQ; encoded by the coding sequence ATGAATAAAATTTTCACTAAGCTGGGCCTCACCAGTCTGGCACTGTTACCCTCACTCGCAATGGCTGCGCCTGCCGTTGCGGACAAGGCTGATAACGCATTTATGATGATTTGCACCGCGCTGGTGCTCTTTATGTCAATTCCAGGTATTGCGCTGTTTTACGGCGGTCTGATTCGTGGCAAAAACGTTCTGTCGATGCTGACGCAGGTTGCTGTCACCTTCTCGCTGGTGTGCGTGCTGTGGGTGGTCTACGGCTACTCCCTGGCATTCAGTGAAGGTAACGCCTTTTTCGGCGGCTTTGGCTGGGCCATGCTGAAAAACATTCAGCTTACCGCCGTTATGGGCAGTTTCTATCAGTATATCCATGTAGCATTCCAGGCCTCGTTTGCCTGTATTACCGTGGGCCTGATTGTTGGTGCCATTGCAGAGCGTATCCGTTTCTCTGCCGTATTGATCTTCGTCGGTGTCTGGCTGACGCTTTCATATTTACCTATTGCACACATGGTCTGGGCGGGCGGTTTCCTGGCACAGGATGGCGCACTGGATTTCGCTGGCGGTACCGTGGTGCATATTAACGCCGCTATAGCGGGTCTGGTTGGTGCATATCTGGTGGGCAAACGTGCGGGATTTGGTAAAGAGGCATTCAAACCCCACAACCTGCCGATGGTCTTTACCGGCACCGCTATTCTGTACGTTGGCTGGTTTGGCTTTAATGCCGGTTCAGCTTCAGCAGCGAACGAAATCGCCGCGCTGGCTTTCCTTAACACCGTGGTTGCAACAGCAGGTGCGGTACTGGCATGGACCTTTGGTGAGTGGGCGGTACGGGGTAAGCCTTCACTGCTGGGTGCCTGCTCAGGCTTTATTGCCGGTCTGGTCGCGATTACCCCAGCCTGTGGCTATGTCGGTGTAGGCGGTGCGTTAATCATCGGCCTGGTCGGCGGACTGGCGGGACTGTGGGGCGTCACCACCCTCAAAAAATGGCTGCGCGTTGATGATCCGTGCGATGTGTTCGGCGTGCATGGCGTGTGCGGTATCGTGGGCTGTATCCTGACGGGCGTGTTTGCTTCCTCTTCACTGGGCGGCGTCGGTTATGCTCAGGGTGTAACCATGGGCCATCAGGTCTGGGTGCAGCTCTTCAGTGTGGGTCTGACGATTGTCTGGTCGGGCGTTGTTGCCTTCATTGGCTTCAAGCTGGCCGATCTGATTGTCGGACTGCGCGTACCGGAAGAGCATGAACGTGAAGGTCTGGATGTAAACAGCCACGGCGAGAATGCTTACAACCAGTAA
- the glnK gene encoding P-II family nitrogen regulator, translating to MKLVTVVIKPFKLEDVREALSSIGIQGLTVSEVKGFGRQKGHAELYRGAEYSVNFLPKVKIDIAIADDQLDEVVDVISKAAYTGKIGDGKIFVAELQRVIRIRTGETDEAAL from the coding sequence ATGAAGCTGGTTACCGTCGTAATTAAGCCATTCAAACTGGAGGATGTACGTGAAGCTTTATCCTCTATCGGCATTCAGGGACTGACCGTCTCCGAAGTGAAAGGTTTTGGTCGTCAGAAAGGCCATGCAGAGCTCTATCGTGGCGCAGAGTACAGCGTGAACTTCCTGCCAAAGGTCAAAATTGATATCGCCATTGCCGACGATCAGTTAGACGAAGTGGTGGATGTCATCAGTAAAGCGGCTTACACCGGCAAAATTGGCGACGGTAAAATTTTCGTGGCTGAACTGCAGCGCGTCATCCGTATTCGTACCGGCGAAACCGACGAAGCCGCTCTGTAA
- a CDS encoding SmdB family multidrug efflux ABC transporter permease/ATP-binding protein produces the protein MAKSARLWPTLKRLLSYGKPWRKSLSLAVGMLWIAAAAEVTGPVLVSYFIDNLVAKHQMPWGLVAGLVISFVLLQLLAAGLHYWQALLFNRAAIGVVQRLRSDVMNAALCQPLSAFDTQPVGQIISRVTNDTEVIRDLYVTVVSTVLRSAALVGAMMVAMFSLDWRMALVAMMIFPLVLIVMFIYQRYSTPIARRVRSYLADINNGFNEVISGMSVIQQFRQQARFGERMGEASRSHYLARMETLRLDGFLLRPLLSLFSAMVLCGLLILFSFSVPGVFEVGVLYAFITYLGRLNEPLIELTTQQSMLQQAVVSGERIFELMDAAQQQYGADQQPLASGRIALNNLSFAYRENRDVLSDINLEVAPREFVALVGHTGSGKSTLANLLMGYYPVTRGEIRIDDRPIGGLSHAVLRRGIAMVQQDPVVLADTLLANVRLGRDISEEAVWTVLEQVQLAPLAHALPEGIHTRLGEQGNNLSVGQKQLLALARVLVDLPQILILDEATANIDSGTEQAIQQTLATLRQHSTLVVIAHRLSTIIDADKILVLHRGRVVEQGTHQQLLALQGRYWQMYQLQQAGEDLASGVPVTSES, from the coding sequence ATGGCTAAGTCTGCCCGCTTGTGGCCAACCCTGAAGCGCCTGCTGAGTTACGGTAAGCCCTGGCGTAAATCCCTGTCGCTGGCGGTAGGCATGCTGTGGATCGCTGCCGCGGCGGAAGTAACCGGTCCGGTGCTGGTCAGCTACTTTATTGATAACCTGGTGGCGAAGCATCAGATGCCCTGGGGACTGGTGGCCGGTCTGGTCATCAGCTTTGTCCTGCTTCAGCTACTGGCCGCCGGGCTGCACTACTGGCAGGCGCTGCTGTTTAATCGCGCTGCGATTGGTGTGGTGCAGCGGTTACGCAGTGACGTGATGAATGCTGCGCTTTGTCAGCCGCTGAGCGCCTTTGATACTCAGCCGGTCGGGCAGATTATTTCGCGCGTGACGAATGACACCGAAGTGATCCGCGATCTTTATGTCACAGTGGTTTCAACCGTACTGCGTAGCGCTGCGCTGGTCGGCGCCATGATGGTGGCCATGTTCAGTCTTGACTGGCGCATGGCGCTGGTAGCAATGATGATCTTCCCGCTGGTACTGATAGTGATGTTCATCTATCAGCGTTACAGCACGCCGATTGCCCGACGGGTTCGCAGCTATCTGGCTGACATCAACAACGGCTTCAATGAAGTGATCAGCGGCATGAGTGTGATTCAGCAGTTTCGTCAGCAGGCACGATTTGGTGAGCGCATGGGCGAAGCGAGCCGCTCTCACTATCTGGCGCGAATGGAGACGCTGCGCCTCGATGGCTTTCTGCTGCGTCCGCTGTTGAGCCTGTTTTCAGCGATGGTCTTGTGCGGGCTGCTGATTCTGTTCAGTTTCTCTGTGCCTGGTGTGTTTGAAGTGGGGGTGCTCTATGCCTTTATTACTTACCTGGGCCGTCTGAATGAGCCACTGATTGAGCTGACCACCCAGCAGTCGATGCTGCAGCAGGCGGTGGTTTCCGGTGAGCGTATTTTCGAGCTGATGGATGCCGCCCAGCAGCAGTATGGGGCCGATCAGCAGCCACTGGCTTCAGGTCGTATTGCCCTGAACAATCTCAGTTTTGCCTACCGTGAAAATCGTGATGTGCTGAGTGATATCAATCTTGAAGTCGCACCGCGTGAGTTTGTGGCGCTGGTGGGCCATACCGGCAGTGGCAAAAGTACCCTGGCTAATCTGTTAATGGGTTATTACCCGGTGACGCGTGGCGAAATCCGTATTGATGATCGCCCGATTGGCGGCTTGAGCCACGCCGTGCTGCGACGCGGTATCGCGATGGTGCAGCAGGATCCGGTGGTGCTGGCCGATACGCTGCTGGCCAATGTGCGGCTGGGCCGCGACATCAGCGAAGAGGCTGTCTGGACAGTGCTGGAACAGGTGCAACTGGCACCGCTGGCGCATGCCCTGCCGGAGGGGATTCACACCCGACTGGGCGAGCAGGGCAATAACCTGTCGGTCGGGCAGAAACAGCTGCTGGCGCTGGCCCGGGTACTGGTTGATCTGCCGCAGATTCTGATCCTCGACGAGGCAACCGCTAACATCGACTCCGGCACCGAGCAGGCGATTCAGCAGACGCTTGCGACACTAAGGCAACACAGCACGCTGGTGGTGATCGCTCACCGCCTCTCAACGATTATCGATGCGGATAAGATTCTGGTGCTGCATCGTGGTCGTGTGGTTGAGCAGGGCACCCATCAGCAACTGCTGGCGCTGCAGGGACGCTACTGGCAGATGTATCAGCTGCAGCAGGCAGGGGAAGATCTGGCGTCGGGCGTACCTGTAACATCTGAAAGCTGA
- a CDS encoding SmdA family multidrug ABC transporter permease/ATP-binding protein — translation MRLFSQLSWYFLREWRRYLGAVILLIVIAILQLLPPHVVGVIVDGVTRDNMSTSRIMMWIGIMLATAVVVYLLRYVWRVLLFGASYQLAVELREDFYRQLSRQQPAFYLRHRTGDLIARATNDVDRVVFAAGEGVLTLVDSLVMGCVVLLVMSTQISWQLTLLALVPMPIMAIVIHRYGNQLHHRFKLAQAAFSSLNDQTQESLTSIRMIKSFGLEQHQSQQFSDIARDTGEKNLRVARVDARFDPTIYIAIGFSNLLAIGGGSWLVWHDQMTLGQLTSFVMYLGLMIWPMLALAWMFNIVERGSAAWSRIGALLAEAPAVEDGDKSLPPDPGTLQVAIRAFHYPASAAPVLSDVSFQLKPGEMLGLCGPTGSGKSTLLSLIQRHFDIQQGDIRYHQIPLPQLRLDSWRSRLAVVSQTPFLFSDSVANNIALGKPGATQQEIEQAATLACVHDDILRLPQGYETEVGERGVMLSGGQKQRLSIARALLLNAEILILDDALSAVDGRTEHEILHNLRIWGQGKTLIISAHRLSALTEASEILVLQQGSVAQRGNHDALTASAGWYRDMYRYQQLEAALDDDENEKGVPHG, via the coding sequence GTGCGATTATTCAGTCAATTAAGTTGGTATTTTCTGCGGGAGTGGCGGCGCTATCTGGGCGCGGTTATCCTGCTGATTGTTATTGCTATTCTGCAGTTGCTGCCGCCGCATGTGGTCGGTGTCATTGTTGATGGTGTCACACGTGACAACATGAGTACCAGTCGCATCATGATGTGGATTGGCATCATGCTGGCAACCGCAGTGGTGGTCTATCTGCTGCGCTACGTCTGGCGCGTACTGCTGTTTGGTGCCTCCTACCAGCTGGCGGTTGAGCTGCGCGAAGATTTTTATCGCCAGCTGAGTCGGCAGCAACCGGCATTTTATCTGCGTCACCGCACAGGTGACCTGATTGCGCGCGCCACTAACGATGTGGATCGGGTAGTGTTTGCAGCCGGGGAAGGGGTGCTGACGCTGGTCGACTCGCTGGTGATGGGCTGCGTGGTGCTGCTGGTGATGAGTACGCAAATCAGCTGGCAGCTGACGCTGCTGGCGCTGGTGCCGATGCCCATTATGGCGATCGTCATCCATCGCTACGGTAATCAGCTGCATCATCGCTTTAAACTGGCCCAGGCGGCCTTCTCCAGCCTTAACGACCAGACGCAGGAGAGCCTGACCAGCATCCGGATGATTAAATCCTTCGGTCTTGAACAGCATCAGTCGCAGCAATTCTCCGACATCGCCCGCGATACCGGTGAAAAGAACCTGCGCGTGGCGCGGGTCGATGCCCGTTTCGATCCCACTATCTACATCGCTATTGGTTTCTCAAACCTGCTGGCGATTGGCGGCGGAAGCTGGCTGGTGTGGCATGACCAGATGACGCTGGGGCAGCTTACCAGCTTTGTGATGTATCTCGGCCTGATGATCTGGCCGATGCTGGCGCTAGCGTGGATGTTCAATATCGTCGAACGCGGCAGCGCCGCCTGGAGCCGCATCGGTGCATTACTGGCGGAAGCGCCAGCGGTGGAAGATGGTGATAAGTCACTGCCACCTGACCCGGGCACGCTGCAGGTCGCGATTCGCGCCTTTCACTATCCGGCCAGCGCGGCTCCGGTGTTAAGTGATGTCAGCTTCCAGCTGAAGCCCGGCGAAATGCTGGGACTGTGTGGGCCAACCGGCAGCGGAAAAAGTACCTTACTGAGCCTGATCCAGCGCCATTTTGATATTCAGCAGGGCGACATCCGTTATCACCAGATCCCGCTGCCGCAGTTACGGCTGGACAGCTGGCGCAGTCGTCTCGCCGTGGTCAGCCAGACACCATTCCTGTTTTCGGACAGCGTAGCGAACAATATTGCGCTGGGGAAACCGGGCGCAACCCAGCAGGAGATTGAACAGGCCGCCACCCTGGCCTGCGTGCATGACGATATCCTGCGGCTGCCGCAGGGTTATGAAACCGAAGTCGGGGAGCGAGGTGTGATGCTGTCCGGTGGACAGAAGCAGCGTCTTTCGATTGCCCGGGCACTGCTGCTGAACGCAGAAATCCTGATTCTGGACGACGCACTCTCTGCGGTGGATGGTCGTACCGAGCACGAAATCCTGCATAACCTGCGCATCTGGGGGCAGGGAAAAACACTGATTATCAGCGCGCATCGCCTGTCAGCGCTGACGGAAGCCAGTGAAATTCTGGTGTTACAACAGGGCAGCGTGGCACAGCGTGGCAATCATGACGCGCTGACCGCCAGCGCTGGCTGGTATCGTGACATGTATCGTTACCAGCAACTGGAAGCGGCGCTGGATGATGATGAAAATGAGAAAGGAGTGCCGCATGGCTAA